From the Cohaesibacter sp. ES.047 genome, one window contains:
- the fabI gene encoding enoyl-ACP reductase FabI translates to MSGLMQGKRGLIMGVANANSIAWGIAQTLHDQGAELAFTYQGDALGKRVKPLAEKVGSNIVLPCDVEDLDSVDAVFDTLKETWGKIDFIVHAIGFSDKSELKGRYADTSRDNFSRTMVISCFSFTEVAKRAAELMTEGGSMITMTYAGSIRVMPNYNVMGVAKAALEASVRYLAADFGPTGIRVNAISAGPVRTLAGAGISDARMMYNYQRDNSPLRDVCTIEDVGGTALYLLSDMSKKVTGETHFVDSGYNCMSMPTLESLSKLY, encoded by the coding sequence ATGAGCGGATTAATGCAAGGGAAGCGCGGCCTGATCATGGGCGTCGCGAATGCAAACTCGATTGCCTGGGGCATTGCCCAGACACTTCATGACCAGGGCGCCGAACTGGCCTTTACCTATCAGGGAGACGCGCTGGGAAAGCGCGTCAAGCCGTTGGCTGAAAAGGTCGGATCCAATATCGTTCTGCCATGTGATGTTGAAGATCTGGACTCTGTTGATGCGGTCTTCGACACCTTGAAGGAAACGTGGGGCAAGATTGACTTCATCGTTCATGCCATCGGCTTTTCCGACAAGAGCGAGCTCAAGGGGCGTTACGCGGATACCAGCCGGGACAATTTTTCCCGGACCATGGTGATTTCCTGCTTCTCCTTCACCGAAGTGGCCAAGCGGGCCGCCGAGTTGATGACAGAAGGCGGCTCCATGATCACAATGACCTATGCTGGCTCAATCCGTGTCATGCCCAACTACAATGTTATGGGTGTTGCCAAGGCGGCGCTTGAAGCATCGGTGCGCTATCTGGCTGCAGACTTCGGGCCAACCGGCATTCGCGTCAATGCGATTTCTGCCGGACCGGTTCGGACATTGGCCGGGGCAGGCATATCGGATGCGCGCATGATGTACAACTATCAGCGCGACAACAGCCCGCTGAGGGATGTTTGCACGATTGAGGATGTGGGCGGCACCGCTCTCTATCTTCTGTCTGACATGTCCAAAAAAGTCACGGGCGAGACCCATTTTGTGGATTCCGGGTACAATTGCATGTCCATGCCGACGCTGGAATCCTTGTCCAAGCTCTACTAG
- a CDS encoding bifunctional diguanylate cyclase/phosphodiesterase, whose amino-acid sequence MTSASLNPKGYAAAKMAIFVMLIGVAISFSSSANPQTRQLTILAMGAFAAYFCLYLAYAYDKLRKKHRQQVDEIKRSDSLTGLANRQLFLSSMYERLRSASFQNKPFALLIVDIDRFKELDTILGTENGDLLLQEFASRLQHFQNQKFLVARLSGNEFAIILEDRGSSASLEERIQILHSYLKQSYRFHGRPIDITVSGGYVLFPQHGYRADSLLQQAKMALLRAKQEGRDQICVFEQRQDVRAHIDHQLSQEMGKSITQGEFHLHYQPQFCTETGRQTGFEALMRWDHPQRGWVSPGSFIHLAERNGMILPLSEFALWEACRRAASWKQPLRVAVNLSPIQFKKTDLVSTVQRILRETGLSPKRLELEVTESLFIHTSQRTIETLRQLRDMGITIALDDFGTGYSSLSYLSAFPIDKIKIDRSFVSELAQNNGNMAIISAMIGIGKSLDIEILAEGIEDKETLEMLRIAGCQEAQGFLLGRPRDLDAEPGFEMTLPEPEIQPSKLKLIKNRNLCA is encoded by the coding sequence ATGACATCTGCATCCCTCAACCCAAAGGGCTATGCAGCCGCGAAAATGGCCATCTTTGTCATGCTGATTGGCGTTGCCATCTCATTTTCAAGTTCGGCCAATCCGCAAACGAGACAACTAACGATTCTGGCCATGGGGGCCTTTGCCGCATACTTCTGTCTCTATCTGGCCTATGCCTACGACAAGCTGCGCAAAAAACATCGCCAGCAGGTCGACGAAATCAAACGCTCTGACAGTCTCACAGGACTCGCCAATCGGCAGTTGTTTCTCTCTTCGATGTACGAGCGCCTCAGGTCAGCCAGTTTCCAGAACAAACCCTTCGCTCTGCTCATTGTTGATATTGATCGCTTCAAGGAGCTTGATACGATTCTTGGCACCGAAAATGGCGACCTCTTGCTGCAGGAATTTGCCTCCAGGCTGCAGCATTTCCAAAATCAGAAATTTCTGGTCGCGCGACTGTCGGGAAACGAGTTTGCCATCATTCTGGAAGATCGCGGGTCCAGCGCCTCGTTGGAAGAACGCATTCAGATCCTGCATTCCTATCTCAAGCAATCCTATCGTTTTCATGGTCGCCCCATCGATATCACTGTGTCCGGCGGCTATGTGCTTTTCCCCCAGCACGGCTATCGAGCAGATTCGCTTCTGCAACAGGCCAAAATGGCGTTGCTGCGCGCCAAGCAGGAAGGGCGTGATCAGATCTGTGTCTTTGAGCAGCGACAGGATGTGCGCGCTCACATTGACCACCAGCTATCGCAGGAAATGGGCAAGTCCATCACTCAGGGCGAGTTCCACCTGCATTATCAGCCCCAGTTCTGTACCGAAACCGGGCGCCAGACGGGATTTGAAGCCCTCATGCGCTGGGATCATCCTCAGCGGGGCTGGGTTTCGCCCGGTTCGTTCATTCACCTCGCAGAGCGCAATGGCATGATCCTACCCCTGTCCGAATTTGCTCTGTGGGAAGCCTGCCGCCGAGCCGCAAGCTGGAAACAGCCCCTTCGGGTTGCGGTGAATCTGTCGCCGATCCAATTCAAGAAAACCGATCTGGTGTCGACCGTTCAGCGCATCTTGCGGGAAACCGGTCTTTCGCCGAAGCGCCTTGAACTCGAGGTGACCGAAAGTCTGTTCATTCATACCAGTCAACGCACCATTGAAACCTTGCGCCAGTTGCGTGACATGGGCATCACGATTGCCTTGGATGATTTCGGAACGGGCTACTCGTCTCTGAGCTATCTGTCGGCGTTCCCGATCGACAAGATCAAGATTGACCGCTCCTTTGTCAGCGAACTGGCACAGAACAACGGCAATATGGCAATCATTTCTGCCATGATCGGCATCGGCAAGAGCCTCGATATCGAAATTCTGGCCGAGGGTATCGAGGACAAGGAAACCCTTGAAATGCTGAGGATTGCCGGCTGTCAGGAAGCACAAGGCTTTCTGTTGGGCCGCCCGCGCGATCTTGACGCCGAACCCGGCTTCGAGATGACCTTGCCTGAACCCGAGATCCAGCCGAGCAAACTCAAGTTGATCAAGAATCGCAATCTCTGCGCCTGA
- the rbfA gene encoding 30S ribosome-binding factor RbfA, whose protein sequence is MGRSSRKGGGMSSQRQLRVGEMVRKSLSECLTRREIIDPLLEIHVISIPEVRMSPDLTLATAFVMPLGAPGKETEIVDALNSHKKFLRGRLGRDLTMKHTPDLRFRYDKTFDEASRIDALLNSPEVQRDLHSDDDNDDNEAGKD, encoded by the coding sequence ATGGGACGTAGTTCTCGAAAAGGCGGCGGCATGTCGTCTCAACGCCAATTGCGTGTTGGCGAGATGGTTCGCAAATCTCTCTCCGAATGCCTGACACGCCGTGAAATCATCGATCCACTGCTCGAGATCCATGTAATCTCGATTCCAGAGGTCCGCATGAGCCCGGACCTGACGTTGGCCACGGCCTTTGTCATGCCGCTTGGTGCACCGGGCAAGGAAACCGAGATCGTGGATGCACTCAACAGCCACAAGAAATTCCTGCGTGGTCGCCTCGGTCGCGATTTGACCATGAAGCATACCCCTGACCTGCGGTTTCGCTACGACAAGACCTTTGACGAAGCCTCGCGCATCGATGCATTGCTCAATTCGCCTGAAGTTCAGCGTGATTTGCACAGCGATGATGACAATGACGACAATGAAGCAGGCAAGGATTAG
- the pnp gene encoding polyribonucleotide nucleotidyltransferase, whose amino-acid sequence MFDIQREEIQWGDETLTLETGKIARQADGAVVATLGGTTVLATVVSAKQPKPGLDFFPLTVNYQEKAYAAGKIPGGYFKREGRPSEKETLVSRLIDRPIRPLFVSGYKCETQVVLTVLSHDLENDPDIVSMVAASAALTISGVPFMGPIGGARVGLIDGEYVLNPRIDQMEDSKLDLIVAGTQDAVLMVESEAQNLSEKTMLDAVMFGHRGFQPVIDAVIKLAEKAAKEPREFSMPDYSELAAKVEDIAGEGLAAAFKIAAKTERYAAIDEVKAKVFETLCDPEDENAAEKTVVGDLFKKAEAKIVRGQIIETSSRIDGRDLSTVRQITSEVGFLPRTHGSALFTRGETQALVVATLGTGDDEQFVDSLSGTYKETFMLHYNFPPYSVGEAGRMGSPGRREIGHGKLAWRAVHPMLPAHHEFPYTLRVVSEVTESNGSSSMATVCGTSLALMDAGVPLKAPVAGIAMGLIKEGDKFAVLSDILGDEDHLGDMDFKVAGTSEGITSLQMDIKIDGITEEIMQIALEQAKGGRLHILSEMGTALGEARPEVGEHAPRIETLQIPVDKIREVIGSGGKVIREIVEKTGAKVDINDDGIIKVASSDGAAITAALNWIKSIAAEPEVGVVYKGKVVKTVDFGAFVNFFGARDGLVHISQLTPTRTNKVTDVVKEGDSVFVKLLGFDDRGKVRLSMKVVDQESGEEIKSDDKGE is encoded by the coding sequence ATGTTCGATATCCAACGTGAAGAAATTCAGTGGGGCGATGAAACCCTCACTCTGGAGACCGGCAAGATTGCCCGTCAGGCTGATGGCGCCGTTGTCGCCACTCTGGGCGGCACGACCGTGCTTGCAACAGTCGTGTCTGCAAAGCAGCCCAAGCCGGGTCTGGATTTCTTCCCCCTGACAGTGAACTATCAGGAAAAAGCCTATGCCGCCGGCAAGATCCCGGGTGGCTACTTCAAACGTGAAGGCCGTCCGAGCGAAAAAGAGACCCTTGTCTCTCGCCTGATCGACCGTCCGATCCGCCCACTGTTCGTCTCCGGTTACAAATGCGAAACCCAGGTCGTCCTCACCGTGCTCAGCCATGATCTGGAAAATGACCCGGACATCGTCAGCATGGTCGCCGCTTCTGCTGCCCTGACGATTTCCGGTGTGCCTTTCATGGGTCCGATCGGTGGTGCCCGTGTTGGCCTGATCGACGGCGAATATGTGCTGAACCCGCGCATCGACCAGATGGAAGACAGCAAGCTGGACCTCATCGTCGCTGGTACGCAGGACGCTGTTCTGATGGTGGAATCAGAAGCCCAGAACCTCAGCGAAAAAACCATGCTCGATGCGGTTATGTTCGGTCATCGCGGCTTCCAGCCGGTCATCGATGCGGTCATCAAGCTCGCCGAGAAAGCCGCCAAGGAACCGCGTGAATTCTCCATGCCGGACTATTCCGAACTGGCTGCCAAGGTTGAAGACATCGCTGGTGAAGGCCTCGCCGCTGCTTTCAAGATCGCTGCCAAGACCGAACGCTATGCAGCCATCGACGAAGTGAAGGCAAAAGTCTTCGAAACGCTCTGCGATCCCGAAGACGAGAATGCTGCTGAAAAAACTGTTGTCGGCGATCTGTTCAAAAAAGCCGAAGCGAAAATCGTTCGCGGCCAGATCATCGAAACCAGCAGCCGTATCGACGGTCGTGACCTGTCCACCGTGCGCCAGATCACCTCTGAGGTTGGTTTCCTGCCTCGCACCCATGGCTCTGCCCTGTTCACCCGTGGTGAAACCCAGGCATTGGTCGTAGCAACGCTTGGTACCGGTGATGACGAACAGTTCGTTGACAGCCTGAGTGGGACCTACAAGGAAACCTTCATGCTGCACTACAACTTCCCCCCCTATTCCGTGGGTGAAGCTGGCCGCATGGGCTCTCCGGGACGCCGCGAAATCGGCCATGGCAAACTTGCATGGCGCGCTGTGCATCCGATGCTTCCGGCACATCACGAGTTCCCCTACACCCTGCGTGTGGTTTCCGAAGTTACCGAATCCAACGGTTCTTCCTCGATGGCAACCGTCTGCGGCACCTCACTCGCTCTGATGGATGCTGGCGTTCCGCTCAAGGCACCTGTTGCCGGTATTGCCATGGGCCTGATCAAGGAAGGCGACAAGTTCGCAGTCCTCTCCGATATTCTCGGTGACGAAGATCATCTTGGCGACATGGACTTCAAAGTGGCTGGTACCTCTGAAGGCATCACGTCACTGCAGATGGACATTAAGATCGACGGCATCACCGAAGAGATCATGCAGATTGCTCTTGAGCAGGCCAAAGGCGGCCGTCTGCATATCCTGAGCGAAATGGGCACTGCTCTGGGTGAGGCCCGTCCTGAAGTCGGCGAGCACGCACCGCGCATCGAAACCCTGCAGATCCCGGTTGACAAGATCCGTGAAGTGATCGGTTCTGGCGGCAAAGTGATCCGTGAAATCGTTGAGAAAACCGGCGCCAAAGTCGATATCAACGACGACGGCATCATCAAGGTTGCTTCGTCCGATGGTGCTGCCATCACCGCTGCACTCAACTGGATCAAATCCATTGCCGCCGAGCCTGAAGTGGGCGTAGTCTACAAAGGCAAAGTGGTCAAAACCGTTGATTTCGGCGCCTTCGTGAACTTCTTCGGCGCGCGCGATGGCCTCGTGCACATCTCGCAGCTGACCCCGACCCGGACCAACAAGGTCACCGACGTGGTCAAGGAAGGCGATAGCGTCTTCGTCAAGCTTCTGGGCTTTGATGATCGCGGCAAGGTTCGCCTGTCCATGAAGGTTGTGGATCAGGAGTCCGGCGAGGAAATCAAGTCGGACGACAAGGGCGAGTAA
- the rpsO gene encoding 30S ribosomal protein S15 has protein sequence MSITAERKQELIKEFATKDGDTGSPEVQVAVLTERINNLTEHFKSHKKDNHSRRGLLKLVSQRRKLLDYVKAKEVSRYQELISRLGLRR, from the coding sequence ATGTCGATTACTGCTGAACGCAAGCAAGAACTGATCAAGGAATTTGCCACCAAAGACGGCGACACCGGTTCCCCTGAGGTCCAGGTAGCTGTTCTGACCGAGCGGATCAACAATCTGACTGAGCACTTCAAGTCTCACAAGAAAGACAACCACTCGCGTCGTGGCCTTCTCAAACTGGTTTCCCAGCGCCGTAAGTTGCTTGACTATGTCAAAGCAAAAGAAGTGTCCCGGTACCAGGAGCTGATCTCCCGACTGGGCTTGCGCCGATAA
- the truB gene encoding tRNA pseudouridine(55) synthase TruB, producing MTEQTETGAMTRSDDLPHQPKKKKQQFRAKRRTDVHGWVALDKPLNMTSTQAVGAIKRIFNVKKAGHAGTLDPLATGCLPIAIGEATKTVSFVMDGSKEYEFTVRWGEETATDDAEGELIDSSAHRPTEEEIEACLDTFTGTIMQVPPVFSAIKVNGERAYDLARDGEEVKLAARPIDVHHLDLIECPDEDTAIFVAQCSKGTYVRSLARDIGRHLGTRGHVVALRRLISGPFSEEMLISLDDLESLSHSAPGEAGDHSGLADALLPVETALDDIPALAINRNAAARLRRGQSVLLRGQDAPIEGFAAAMNAGMLVAICEIIESELWPRRVFNLPDHPPVFGGNDQPNE from the coding sequence ATGACCGAACAGACCGAAACCGGTGCCATGACACGCTCCGACGACTTGCCACACCAGCCAAAAAAGAAAAAGCAGCAGTTTCGCGCCAAGCGCAGAACTGACGTTCATGGCTGGGTCGCGCTGGACAAACCGCTCAACATGACATCGACGCAAGCCGTCGGTGCGATCAAGCGGATTTTCAACGTCAAGAAAGCGGGCCATGCCGGCACGCTGGATCCTTTGGCGACCGGATGCCTGCCAATCGCAATCGGCGAAGCGACCAAGACGGTGTCCTTCGTCATGGACGGCTCAAAGGAATATGAATTCACGGTGCGCTGGGGCGAGGAAACCGCGACGGACGATGCCGAAGGGGAGTTGATCGACAGCTCCGCCCACCGGCCGACCGAGGAAGAAATCGAGGCCTGTCTTGATACCTTTACCGGCACCATCATGCAGGTGCCGCCTGTTTTTTCTGCCATCAAGGTGAATGGAGAACGCGCCTATGATCTGGCGCGTGATGGCGAAGAGGTCAAACTCGCCGCCCGCCCGATCGATGTGCATCATCTGGACCTCATCGAATGCCCCGATGAGGATACCGCTATATTTGTCGCCCAATGCTCGAAAGGGACCTATGTCAGGTCGCTTGCGCGCGATATCGGTCGGCATCTTGGAACGCGTGGCCACGTTGTGGCCTTGCGTCGGCTCATTTCCGGGCCATTCAGTGAGGAAATGCTAATTTCGCTGGACGATCTGGAAAGCTTGAGCCATAGTGCGCCCGGCGAGGCTGGAGACCACTCCGGGCTTGCCGATGCCTTGCTTCCTGTAGAGACCGCGCTGGACGACATCCCGGCTCTGGCCATCAACAGGAATGCCGCAGCAAGACTACGCCGAGGTCAATCGGTGCTGCTGCGTGGCCAAGACGCTCCAATCGAGGGTTTCGCCGCTGCCATGAATGCAGGCATGCTCGTGGCGATCTGCGAAATCATCGAGAGCGAACTCTGGCCCAGGCGCGTTTTCAACCTGCCTGATCATCCGCCCGTCTTTGGCGGCAACGATCAGCCAAACGAATAG
- the infB gene encoding translation initiation factor IF-2, whose translation MSNENNNDSNNGPNEKKTLSLGKNVGQGTVRQSFSHGRSKAVVVEKRKRRFTAPGEAKPAAKGEGSSPAAQPDKAAAPAAKSQSRQGGEGRGTGQPQGGAQGKGGGKGQRSGQRGRPNNGGGGQGGNASGQRNLTSSENAKRLQALEAAKARAREMEVRKKEDEAKRKVEEEARRKAEEEAKIQAEQDAKIKAEEDAKRAEEERKAKEAEAAKPKSEQAPKSDDAVADAKPQRSDDAPKTRTERPRQGDRPQRTGDRPPRTGDRPDRPRTDRGPRPAGAQTGNRPGGAAFEPPVADRTADGKPGVKTLKPAPKRPRPEDANRAAPAKPRTDDRRRGKLTLTNALNAGEQRERSLASMRRRRAKQKGGQQDAHREKVFREVILPETITVQELAQRMTERAVDVIKILMKQDMMVKTVDVLDADTAQLVAEELGHTVKRVSEADVEEGLFNKEDSKETLQDRPPVVTIMGHVDHGKTSLLDAIRHANVVRGEAGGITQHIGAYQVEQDGQKITFIDTPGHAAFTEMRARGAKSTDIVVLVVAADDGVMPQTIEAINHARAAGVPIIVAVNKIDLPAADPFRVRNELLQNDVFVESLGGEILEVEVSAKAQTNLDGLLEAILMQSELLELKANPDREADGIVVEAKLDKGRGPVATVLVQNGQLNVGDIVVAGEQWGKVRALLDDTGDKVELAEPSKPVEILGFDAAPNAGDPFAVVETEGRAREITDYRIRKNKDLAAAKANRGSLEQMLRSLKETDSQSFPLVIKGDVKGSVEAILGALEGIGNAEVSAQILHAGVGGVTESDVTLASASGAPIIAFNVRANAQAKLAAEQKGVEIRYYNIIYDLTDDVKAAMSGMLSPEVRETFIGYAEILEVFNITKVGKVAGCRVTEGVVERGTGVRLLRDDVVIHTGTLSTLKRFKDEVKEVHVGQECGMAFENYQDIREGDLIECFRVEEIARSL comes from the coding sequence ATGAGCAACGAAAACAACAACGACAGCAACAACGGCCCAAACGAGAAAAAGACTCTCTCACTGGGTAAAAACGTGGGTCAGGGGACTGTGCGACAGAGTTTTTCGCATGGACGCTCCAAGGCCGTTGTTGTCGAGAAGCGCAAACGCCGCTTCACCGCACCTGGCGAAGCCAAACCGGCGGCCAAGGGTGAGGGCTCGTCTCCGGCAGCCCAGCCCGATAAAGCAGCTGCACCGGCAGCCAAGTCCCAGTCCCGTCAGGGTGGCGAAGGCCGCGGAACCGGCCAGCCTCAGGGTGGCGCTCAAGGCAAGGGCGGCGGCAAGGGCCAGCGGTCCGGGCAGCGGGGTCGACCCAACAATGGCGGTGGTGGTCAGGGCGGCAACGCCTCGGGCCAGCGCAACCTGACGTCTTCCGAGAATGCCAAGCGCCTGCAGGCGCTTGAGGCCGCAAAGGCCCGTGCGCGCGAAATGGAAGTGCGCAAGAAGGAAGACGAAGCCAAGCGCAAGGTCGAAGAGGAAGCCCGTCGCAAGGCCGAGGAAGAAGCCAAGATCCAGGCAGAACAAGACGCCAAGATCAAGGCTGAGGAAGACGCCAAACGCGCTGAAGAAGAACGCAAGGCTAAGGAAGCCGAAGCGGCCAAGCCGAAAAGCGAACAAGCGCCCAAAAGCGATGATGCGGTGGCCGATGCCAAACCGCAGCGCTCTGATGATGCGCCCAAGACACGCACCGAGCGTCCGCGTCAGGGTGACCGGCCTCAGCGCACGGGAGATCGTCCGCCACGCACTGGTGATCGTCCGGATCGCCCACGCACAGACCGGGGTCCCCGCCCTGCTGGTGCTCAGACAGGCAACCGCCCCGGTGGCGCAGCCTTCGAACCGCCCGTTGCCGATCGGACCGCCGATGGCAAACCCGGTGTCAAAACGCTCAAGCCTGCGCCAAAACGCCCGCGTCCAGAAGATGCCAACCGTGCAGCGCCTGCAAAACCGCGCACGGATGACCGTCGCCGCGGCAAGCTGACGCTCACCAATGCTTTGAATGCCGGGGAACAACGTGAACGTTCGCTGGCCTCCATGCGCCGCCGCCGTGCGAAGCAAAAGGGCGGTCAGCAGGATGCCCATCGTGAAAAGGTCTTCCGTGAAGTGATCCTTCCTGAAACGATCACCGTTCAGGAATTGGCCCAGCGCATGACCGAACGCGCCGTGGATGTCATCAAGATCCTGATGAAACAGGACATGATGGTTAAAACCGTCGACGTGCTTGATGCCGATACCGCACAGCTGGTGGCCGAGGAACTGGGCCATACCGTTAAGCGTGTGTCCGAAGCTGACGTGGAAGAAGGTCTGTTCAACAAGGAAGATTCCAAGGAAACCCTTCAGGATCGTCCGCCTGTCGTTACGATCATGGGCCATGTCGACCACGGCAAGACCTCGCTGCTTGACGCCATCCGCCACGCCAACGTGGTACGGGGCGAAGCTGGCGGCATTACCCAGCATATCGGCGCCTATCAGGTCGAGCAGGATGGTCAGAAGATCACCTTTATCGATACGCCGGGCCACGCTGCCTTCACCGAAATGCGTGCCCGTGGTGCCAAGTCCACCGATATTGTGGTTCTGGTTGTTGCTGCCGATGACGGCGTGATGCCGCAGACCATCGAAGCGATCAACCATGCCCGTGCGGCTGGTGTGCCGATCATCGTGGCGGTCAACAAGATCGACTTGCCGGCAGCTGATCCGTTCAGGGTTCGCAACGAACTGCTACAGAATGACGTGTTCGTTGAAAGCCTGGGTGGTGAGATCCTTGAAGTCGAGGTTTCCGCCAAGGCACAAACCAACCTTGACGGTCTGCTCGAAGCCATTCTGATGCAATCTGAATTGCTTGAGCTCAAGGCCAACCCGGATCGTGAAGCTGACGGTATTGTTGTTGAAGCCAAACTCGACAAGGGCCGCGGCCCTGTTGCCACCGTTCTGGTTCAGAATGGCCAGCTGAATGTCGGCGACATTGTTGTTGCTGGCGAACAGTGGGGCAAGGTTCGTGCGCTTCTTGATGACACGGGTGATAAGGTAGAGCTTGCAGAGCCCTCCAAACCGGTTGAGATCCTCGGCTTTGACGCCGCTCCGAATGCGGGTGACCCGTTCGCTGTGGTCGAAACCGAAGGCCGGGCGCGTGAAATCACTGATTACCGCATCCGCAAGAACAAGGATCTGGCAGCAGCCAAAGCCAACCGTGGGTCGCTCGAGCAGATGCTCAGAAGCCTGAAGGAAACGGATTCCCAGTCCTTCCCGCTCGTCATCAAAGGCGATGTGAAAGGGTCTGTCGAAGCCATTCTCGGCGCTTTGGAAGGCATCGGCAACGCAGAAGTCTCCGCTCAGATCCTGCATGCAGGTGTTGGCGGTGTGACCGAATCCGACGTCACATTGGCATCCGCATCCGGCGCACCGATCATCGCCTTCAACGTCCGTGCTAACGCGCAGGCCAAGTTGGCTGCAGAACAGAAGGGTGTTGAAATCCGCTATTACAACATCATCTATGATCTGACAGATGATGTGAAAGCGGCGATGTCCGGCATGCTGAGCCCGGAAGTACGCGAAACCTTTATCGGTTACGCCGAAATCCTCGAGGTGTTCAACATCACCAAGGTCGGCAAGGTTGCCGGTTGCCGCGTCACCGAAGGTGTCGTGGAGCGCGGAACGGGCGTTCGCCTGCTGCGCGACGATGTTGTGATCCACACCGGCACCCTGTCCACCCTCAAGCGCTTCAAGGACGAGGTCAAGGAAGTGCATGTGGGACAGGAATGCGGCATGGCATTCGAGAATTATCAGGATATCCGTGAGGGTGATCTGATCGAGTGCTTCCGTGTCGAGGAAATCGCCCGTTCGCTGTGA
- a CDS encoding bifunctional diguanylate cyclase/phosphodiesterase, whose protein sequence is MISFLAKFDKGMRRQILAMGGLIVVNFIIALAVIVSIENQDTRTLFIVQMAMIGVISAFSCLFLLHLNRDRLNAGKALDRLSSKDKLTSIANREAFHEQLEHRVEQNKDQFPFALFCFDIDRFKELNSFLGYTSADLLLRQVGERLDKLACYDRDAARLSGDEFALILTYDGSDADLENKVCDVFGALYKSYKCHNQSVDLTFSVGLTLFPDDAVDADQLFQNAHFALERAKQDGFDRIYCYDDVADPKMLDSHFLSHDMERALQDGEFRLYYQPQYSFANGELAGFEALIRWHHKDRGIISPTVFIPIAEKNGLILPLSDLILRMACETASRWVNPLKVAVNLSPVQMQQCEINERVSEILIDTGLDPNRLELEVTESLFIDIDDRVATDLRRLRKKGISIALDDFGTGYSSLAYLTSFPFDKIKIDRSFVQNLATDNSCMAIISAVIGMGKSLDMRITAEGIEDEKAYEMLRLAGCDEAQGYLLGKPRDLSVEPGEEMERPARDIAISA, encoded by the coding sequence ATGATCAGCTTTCTGGCAAAATTTGACAAGGGCATGAGACGGCAAATCCTCGCGATGGGAGGGTTGATCGTCGTCAACTTCATCATCGCACTCGCTGTCATTGTATCGATCGAAAATCAGGATACCCGAACCTTGTTCATCGTACAGATGGCGATGATCGGGGTGATCTCGGCGTTTTCCTGCCTGTTTCTTCTGCACTTGAACCGCGACCGGCTCAATGCGGGCAAGGCGCTGGACAGATTGTCCTCCAAAGACAAGCTGACCAGTATTGCCAACCGCGAGGCATTCCACGAACAGTTGGAGCACCGTGTCGAGCAGAACAAGGACCAGTTCCCCTTTGCGCTGTTTTGCTTCGATATCGACCGGTTCAAGGAACTGAATTCTTTTCTGGGTTATACCTCTGCCGATCTGTTGCTACGGCAAGTGGGAGAGCGCCTTGACAAGCTGGCTTGCTACGATCGTGATGCGGCGCGGCTGAGCGGTGACGAATTTGCCCTCATTTTAACGTATGATGGCAGCGATGCCGATCTCGAAAACAAGGTCTGCGATGTCTTTGGTGCCCTCTACAAATCCTACAAATGCCACAACCAGTCTGTCGATCTGACATTTTCGGTCGGCCTCACCCTGTTTCCAGACGATGCTGTCGACGCAGACCAGCTGTTCCAGAATGCGCATTTTGCTCTTGAGCGCGCAAAGCAGGACGGGTTTGACAGAATTTATTGCTACGATGACGTGGCCGACCCCAAGATGCTCGACAGCCATTTTCTGTCCCATGACATGGAAAGAGCGTTGCAGGATGGCGAGTTCAGGCTCTACTACCAACCGCAATATAGTTTCGCCAACGGTGAGTTGGCCGGCTTCGAGGCGCTGATCCGCTGGCATCACAAGGACCGGGGCATCATTTCGCCAACCGTCTTCATTCCCATTGCCGAAAAGAACGGTCTCATTCTGCCTCTGTCCGATCTTATCCTGAGAATGGCCTGCGAAACCGCAAGCCGGTGGGTCAATCCGCTCAAGGTGGCCGTCAATCTGTCTCCTGTTCAGATGCAGCAGTGCGAAATCAATGAACGGGTATCTGAGATCCTGATTGATACCGGTCTTGATCCCAATCGTCTGGAGCTGGAAGTCACCGAAAGCCTGTTCATCGACATCGATGACCGGGTTGCAACCGATCTTCGGCGTTTGCGGAAAAAAGGGATCTCGATTGCCCTTGATGACTTCGGCACGGGCTATTCGTCGCTCGCCTATCTGACAAGTTTTCCCTTTGACAAGATCAAGATTGATCGCAGCTTTGTGCAGAATCTTGCCACAGACAACAGCTGCATGGCGATCATTTCCGCAGTCATCGGCATGGGCAAGAGCCTCGACATGCGCATCACAGCGGAAGGCATCGAGGACGAGAAAGCCTACGAGATGCTGCGCCTAGCCGGCTGTGATGAAGCGCAAGGCTATTTGTTGGGCAAGCCTCGGGATCTTTCGGTCGAGCCTGGCGAGGAAATGGAAAGGCCAGCGCGGGATATTGCCATATCGGCCTGA